A single uncultured Acetobacterium sp. DNA region contains:
- a CDS encoding P-II family nitrogen regulator, whose amino-acid sequence MELSRVEIITNNSKIEALKNAMGKYGITGMTITQVLGCGVQFGTQEYEVEPKKEPTLLPKDLVMLVLPTKDVPAFLEFVKEELYTGHIGDGKIFVSTVTNAIRVRTGEDGLDALFQNEL is encoded by the coding sequence ATGGAATTATCACGTGTAGAAATTATTACCAACAACTCAAAAATTGAGGCGTTAAAAAATGCCATGGGTAAATATGGTATTACCGGGATGACAATCACTCAGGTATTGGGATGCGGAGTCCAATTTGGCACCCAGGAATATGAAGTCGAGCCTAAAAAAGAACCGACCCTGCTGCCCAAAGATCTGGTGATGCTGGTGTTGCCTACCAAAGACGTACCAGCCTTTCTGGAATTTGTCAAAGAAGAACTGTACACCGGCCATATCGGTGATGGCAAAATCTTCGTTTCCACAGTGACCAACGCAATCCGGGTCCGAACCGGCGAAGATGGACTGGATGCCCTGTTCCAGAATGAACTATAA
- a CDS encoding APC family permease, whose amino-acid sequence MTEKKLGLPSVVATGVGVVVATSCLISLGIGSSAIGMTFIISMVIAGILNILFALSVSELNALMPNLTGGLAQYTLACMGPFVTIIVMVGGYLLCNTIVGSAECAMFGNTIASVLPDIPIPGNYYSVALIIILMITNLNGVDVFAKIQNVVTYTLIGSLVIMGLLGFFKLGTGDVIAQPMVLSTNFTDVTALCGLAFFLFVGSEYIVPISNQVQNARRNVPLGLIITLILVFTMETLLVFGFHNYTAWADLSASTTPHILYGTMLLGNFGTIWMALVSICAVTGVINTIISSLAYIADGMAKINLMPKVFMKTNKKGAPYVGILVIGGIMAIINATGLSTTSQLSFLILTGVVFWMVAYIVTHLNVLVLRKRLPKAPRTFKVPFGPVIPIVGSLGIVWMIYNISSDPVTRLNIYMLCGLIFAALTVYSVIWVKKVMKLDLFKPIPLKKVMAMENDLYHVYHNPKSGDHVPKLEK is encoded by the coding sequence ATGACTGAAAAAAAACTCGGCTTGCCCAGCGTCGTCGCCACCGGGGTTGGTGTCGTCGTCGCCACCAGCTGCCTGATCTCGCTGGGGATAGGCTCATCCGCCATTGGAATGACCTTTATCATCTCAATGGTCATTGCCGGCATCTTAAATATTCTTTTTGCCCTCTCGGTCTCTGAACTCAATGCGCTGATGCCTAACTTAACCGGCGGATTGGCCCAGTATACCCTGGCCTGTATGGGACCCTTTGTCACCATCATCGTAATGGTCGGCGGGTATCTGCTCTGCAATACCATCGTCGGCAGTGCCGAGTGCGCGATGTTCGGGAACACCATTGCCAGCGTGCTTCCCGATATCCCAATCCCCGGCAACTACTATAGTGTCGCCCTGATCATCATTTTAATGATTACCAACTTAAACGGGGTGGATGTGTTCGCCAAAATTCAAAACGTGGTCACGTATACCCTTATCGGTTCTTTGGTCATCATGGGACTACTTGGCTTTTTCAAGTTGGGAACCGGCGATGTGATTGCCCAACCCATGGTTCTGTCCACCAATTTCACCGATGTGACCGCCCTTTGCGGGTTAGCCTTTTTCCTCTTCGTCGGCTCGGAATACATTGTTCCGATTTCAAACCAAGTTCAGAATGCCCGGCGGAATGTCCCTTTGGGCCTGATCATTACCCTGATTCTCGTTTTCACGATGGAAACGCTGCTCGTCTTTGGTTTTCATAATTACACCGCCTGGGCAGATCTGAGTGCCAGCACTACCCCCCATATTCTTTATGGCACCATGCTGCTAGGAAATTTTGGTACCATCTGGATGGCTCTGGTTTCAATTTGCGCCGTTACCGGGGTTATCAATACCATCATTTCATCCCTGGCTTATATCGCCGACGGGATGGCCAAAATCAACCTGATGCCGAAAGTTTTTATGAAGACAAACAAAAAAGGTGCTCCCTATGTTGGCATCCTCGTCATCGGCGGAATCATGGCGATTATCAATGCAACCGGCTTATCCACCACCAGCCAGTTGTCCTTCCTGATCTTAACTGGTGTGGTCTTCTGGATGGTCGCCTATATTGTCACCCACCTCAATGTGTTGGTGTTAAGGAAACGTCTTCCTAAGGCTCCCCGAACCTTTAAAGTGCCCTTTGGCCCGGTGATCCCGATTGTCGGTTCCCTGGGGATTGTCTGGATGATTTATAACATCTCGTCCGATCCCGTAACCCGACTGAATATTTACATGCTTTGTGGTCTCATCTTTGCTGCCTTGACGGTCTATTCCGTCATCTGGGTCAAGAAGGTCATGAAACTTGACCTCTTCAAGCCGATCCCGCTTAAAAAGGTTATGGCGATGGAAAATGATCTTTACCATGTCTATCACAATCCCAAATCCGGAGATCATGTGCCAAAATTAGAGAAATAA
- a CDS encoding tyramine oxidase subunit B: MKLPGIDFLYLNEADMIKAGVNNVVACTDCMEELLKLLDKGDYRMGGDNGNSHGCMITFPEEPEFPNMPKNAPDRRFMAMPAYVGGKFDVAGMKWYGSNVDNRDKMLPRSILMMMLNDKDTSAPLALMSANLLSAYRTAAIPGVGVKNLALKDAKVLGIIGPGVINSTAIETFAALRPTLTTLKIKGRGQASIDRCIDYVKEKCPQFTEIIVCETLEECVRGSDILSFATSTAMGAGPSVYPFVDEAWIKPGALFCLPGAADFTDEFIQSDKTKLVVDNISLYEAWAEEYPYPTYNIVYILGSKFMDMIHDGKLEKNDIHDLGAILNGKVPGRESDDQIILYSVGGMPVEDVAWGKEVYDYARKNNIGVSLNLWDKPSLY; encoded by the coding sequence ATGAAATTACCTGGAATTGACTTTCTGTATTTAAATGAAGCCGATATGATTAAAGCCGGTGTCAACAATGTTGTGGCCTGTACTGATTGTATGGAAGAATTGTTAAAGCTCTTAGACAAGGGCGATTACCGAATGGGTGGTGACAATGGCAATTCTCACGGCTGTATGATTACCTTCCCGGAAGAACCGGAATTCCCCAATATGCCTAAAAATGCCCCCGATCGTCGGTTCATGGCCATGCCCGCCTATGTTGGCGGTAAGTTTGATGTCGCCGGCATGAAATGGTACGGTTCCAATGTTGATAATCGTGACAAAATGCTGCCCCGCTCGATCCTGATGATGATGTTAAATGATAAAGACACCAGTGCACCCTTAGCTCTGATGTCAGCCAATCTGCTCAGTGCTTACCGTACCGCGGCAATTCCCGGTGTCGGAGTCAAAAATCTGGCCCTGAAAGATGCCAAAGTGCTTGGTATCATCGGCCCTGGGGTCATCAATTCCACTGCCATTGAAACCTTTGCGGCCCTGCGACCAACGCTGACGACGCTTAAAATCAAAGGCCGGGGCCAGGCTTCCATTGATCGCTGCATCGACTATGTGAAAGAAAAATGTCCGCAATTTACCGAAATCATCGTTTGTGAAACCTTGGAAGAATGCGTCCGCGGCTCGGATATTTTAAGCTTTGCCACCTCAACCGCGATGGGTGCAGGTCCTTCGGTTTATCCCTTCGTAGATGAGGCGTGGATTAAGCCCGGAGCGCTCTTCTGTTTGCCTGGCGCCGCTGATTTTACCGATGAATTTATCCAAAGCGACAAAACCAAGCTGGTTGTCGATAATATTTCCCTTTATGAAGCCTGGGCCGAAGAATACCCCTACCCGACCTACAATATCGTTTATATCCTCGGTTCCAAGTTTATGGATATGATTCATGACGGGAAGCTGGAAAAAAACGATATCCATGATTTAGGCGCCATCTTAAACGGCAAGGTGCCCGGACGGGAAAGCGACGACCAGATCATCCTCTACTCGGTCGGCGGGATGCCAGTGGAAGACGTGGCCTGGGGTAAAGAAGTTTACGACTATGCCCGCAAAAACAACATTGGGGTCAGTCTCAACCTTTGGGATAAACCTTCTTTATACTAA
- a CDS encoding trimeric intracellular cation channel family protein, whose protein sequence is MFLLNSFELIGTIAFAISGAVTGIEKKLDLFGIIFLAVLTAVGGGIFRDLIIGNTPPTAFVNPSAAIISIITALVVFFLYKKIHKFEKIIVISDALGLGVFTAIGCRMAMTHGASNAFFVVAMGLSTGVGGGMIRDVFVGNVPFVLKKEIYAMASIAGALFFYASYPYMPEMVALYFCSAIVFVIRIVAVIHKINLPTRYYEQ, encoded by the coding sequence ATGTTTTTACTCAATTCGTTTGAACTAATAGGGACCATTGCTTTTGCGATTTCGGGTGCTGTAACCGGGATTGAAAAGAAACTTGATCTCTTTGGAATTATTTTTTTAGCCGTCTTAACAGCCGTCGGCGGTGGAATTTTCAGAGATCTAATCATCGGCAATACCCCGCCGACTGCTTTTGTTAATCCCAGTGCGGCCATCATCAGTATTATCACGGCACTGGTGGTATTTTTTTTATACAAAAAAATCCATAAGTTTGAAAAAATCATCGTCATCTCCGATGCCTTAGGTCTGGGGGTCTTCACGGCCATTGGCTGCCGAATGGCGATGACGCATGGCGCCAGCAATGCCTTCTTCGTCGTGGCCATGGGATTAAGTACCGGGGTTGGTGGCGGCATGATCCGGGATGTTTTTGTCGGCAATGTTCCTTTCGTATTAAAAAAAGAAATTTATGCGATGGCATCAATCGCCGGAGCCCTGTTTTTCTATGCATCCTATCCATACATGCCTGAAATGGTAGCGCTCTATTTTTGCAGTGCAATTGTTTTTGTCATCAGAATTGTAGCCGTCATCCATAAAATAAATCTCCCGACCCGGTATTATGAGCAATAA
- a CDS encoding HsmA family protein — translation MLIYAIIAITLALVFYTIGVWSEKIQGGLKKWHLVMFYIGLIFDTTGTTLMSQIASGGSLLSFHGVTGLLAILLMLFHAIWATVVLVRNDETAKANFNKLSIIVWLIWLIPFISGAVFGMAR, via the coding sequence ATGTTAATATATGCAATCATTGCAATTACATTGGCGTTGGTATTCTACACCATTGGTGTCTGGAGCGAAAAAATTCAAGGCGGCCTTAAAAAATGGCATTTAGTGATGTTTTATATCGGCTTGATCTTTGATACGACCGGTACTACCCTGATGAGTCAAATTGCTTCCGGCGGATCGTTACTTAGTTTCCATGGTGTTACCGGCTTGCTGGCCATTCTACTGATGCTTTTCCATGCCATTTGGGCAACTGTGGTTCTCGTCAGGAATGATGAAACAGCCAAAGCAAATTTCAACAAATTAAGTATTATTGTCTGGCTGATCTGGCTGATTCCATTTATTTCTGGCGCTGTCTTTGGGATGGCACGATAA
- a CDS encoding HD domain-containing phosphohydrolase, whose amino-acid sequence MVSIFRDITQRKAQAEKIEYLSYHDHLTGLYNRRYFEEELERIDGRRHYPLSIVMGDINSLKMINDAFGHLAGDGIIYATGKVIKKCCRPTDLAARWGGDEFVLLLPNADGDTAKKIVERMNQAAALASVDQGVLSIAFGWDTKYAVTENIMTVFKNAESRMYKQKLKMKPEVSEMTIATIMNTLFEKSGGEKNHAENVCFYCRCIAEAMHLSEQEIEIMKTASYLHDIGKVAIDKKVLEKADCLSDEEWELIKRHPEIGYHITNTSADQSEIALAILGHHEWWDGNGYPKGLSGTDIPLLSRIIAIACAYDTILTKRPDKKPDNSREAVSAIMAGAGSQFDPEIVSLFVNQVNNLAVEKTAQHHNKII is encoded by the coding sequence GTGGTATCGATTTTTAGAGACATTACCCAGCGCAAAGCTCAGGCGGAAAAAATTGAATATTTAAGCTACCACGATCATTTAACCGGTCTTTACAACCGCCGGTATTTTGAGGAGGAACTCGAACGCATCGATGGCCGTCGGCACTATCCGCTTTCGATCGTTATGGGGGATATTAACAGTTTAAAAATGATCAACGATGCTTTTGGCCACCTTGCCGGGGATGGCATTATCTATGCCACCGGAAAAGTGATCAAAAAATGCTGTCGCCCGACGGATCTTGCCGCCCGCTGGGGTGGCGATGAGTTTGTGTTATTATTGCCAAATGCAGATGGTGATACCGCAAAAAAAATTGTCGAGCGAATGAATCAGGCAGCGGCGCTGGCGTCGGTGGATCAAGGAGTTCTTTCCATCGCTTTTGGTTGGGACACCAAATATGCGGTGACTGAGAATATCATGACCGTCTTTAAAAATGCTGAAAGTCGGATGTATAAGCAAAAGCTGAAAATGAAACCCGAGGTCAGCGAAATGACCATTGCCACGATTATGAACACCCTGTTTGAAAAAAGTGGAGGTGAAAAAAACCACGCCGAAAATGTCTGTTTCTATTGCCGGTGCATAGCCGAGGCGATGCATTTAAGTGAACAAGAAATCGAAATCATGAAAACTGCTTCATATCTACACGACATCGGAAAGGTTGCAATTGATAAAAAAGTCCTCGAAAAAGCAGATTGCCTCTCGGATGAGGAATGGGAATTGATCAAACGGCATCCGGAAATCGGCTATCATATCACCAACACATCGGCGGACCAATCTGAAATTGCTTTAGCTATCTTGGGGCATCATGAATGGTGGGATGGAAATGGTTATCCCAAGGGCTTATCGGGAACCGATATTCCATTATTATCACGGATCATTGCCATTGCCTGCGCCTATGACACCATTTTGACGAAACGCCCCGATAAAAAGCCGGATAACAGTCGCGAGGCAGTTAGCGCAATCATGGCTGGAGCCGGTTCGCAATTTGACCCGGAAATTGTCAGTCTCTTTGTCAATCAGGTTAATAATTTAGCGGTGGAAAAAACCGCACAGCATCACAATAAAATCATTTAA